The Rhodohalobacter sp. SW132 genome has a segment encoding these proteins:
- the sppA gene encoding signal peptide peptidase SppA: MKFLKTFLASVLGTIIGIFLLLLILFATIVSSSSDPEPYVRSNTILKFNLSGDIPARVTPDPFEEIFNPSAGPRVSLQTLKRNLEKAASHDNIDGVWIRTNQVTASWANLASAYDYLQEYKESGKFLYFSTDDIGMNEKAYFLASVADSVFTPPETNFEFDGFVTQISFYREMLDKIGIEPEIFRVGEYKSAVEPFIQRESSPESEEQIREILNGVSGQFVRAMEARTGKSADEIHDMLNTPPIDRLQFALDNGLVDQFAYDDEIEDLIKQRIGVEEDDDLRTISFGRYSRVTGSSAGLDDPSGSDKIAVIYASGAIMPNLGQSPFGNQNVITASSVRSQFQSALEDDDVKAIVFHINSGGGAATTSDLIWNDVRKAAEKKPVIAAMGSVAASGGYYIAAAADTIVAAENTITGSIGIFNLLFNSQELFNENLGIEFDTFKTHEYADLYDLTSPFTPNEQRVIQQNIENGYESFLNRMAESRGMTRDEVHEVGQGRVWTGVAAQEIGLVDVVGGIDRAIAIAAEKAEIDEWTIDSYPKSRDLFETLFSSGNAKFQAWMMNLLPDPLNRSETQDLMMLMEQPQGTNWALLPIRFDVN; encoded by the coding sequence ATGAAATTTCTTAAGACCTTTTTGGCATCCGTTTTGGGTACCATCATCGGTATATTTCTTCTGCTGTTGATCCTTTTTGCCACCATCGTCAGCAGTTCTTCCGATCCCGAGCCGTATGTTCGTTCTAATACCATACTGAAATTTAATCTTTCCGGTGATATTCCGGCGCGCGTTACACCCGATCCTTTTGAAGAGATTTTCAATCCTTCAGCCGGTCCAAGAGTTTCTCTGCAAACCCTGAAACGGAATCTTGAGAAAGCGGCATCACACGATAATATCGACGGTGTGTGGATCCGCACCAACCAGGTTACCGCATCCTGGGCAAACCTGGCAAGTGCTTATGACTACCTGCAAGAATACAAAGAGAGTGGCAAGTTTCTCTATTTTAGTACAGATGACATCGGGATGAACGAAAAAGCGTATTTCCTCGCATCTGTCGCTGATTCAGTATTTACACCGCCCGAAACCAATTTTGAATTCGACGGTTTCGTCACCCAAATCTCTTTTTATCGCGAAATGCTCGATAAGATCGGCATTGAACCAGAAATATTCCGCGTTGGCGAGTATAAATCAGCTGTTGAACCATTTATTCAGCGAGAAAGCTCACCGGAAAGTGAAGAGCAGATTCGTGAGATACTGAATGGCGTTTCCGGTCAGTTCGTCCGCGCAATGGAAGCTCGCACGGGTAAATCGGCCGATGAAATTCATGATATGCTCAATACACCACCAATTGACCGACTGCAGTTCGCTCTTGATAATGGGTTAGTGGACCAGTTTGCTTATGATGATGAAATTGAAGATCTCATCAAACAGCGAATCGGAGTTGAAGAAGATGACGATCTGAGGACTATCAGTTTCGGAAGATATTCCCGGGTGACGGGTTCTTCAGCGGGTCTCGACGATCCCTCCGGCAGTGATAAAATTGCTGTGATATATGCTTCCGGAGCCATCATGCCGAATCTCGGCCAATCTCCGTTCGGAAACCAGAATGTGATTACAGCATCATCCGTGCGAAGCCAATTTCAATCAGCGCTTGAGGATGATGATGTTAAAGCGATTGTGTTCCATATCAACAGCGGAGGCGGTGCAGCCACCACATCTGACCTGATCTGGAATGATGTACGCAAAGCGGCTGAGAAAAAGCCGGTTATCGCTGCCATGGGAAGTGTAGCTGCTTCAGGAGGATATTATATCGCTGCAGCAGCCGATACCATCGTTGCGGCTGAGAACACCATCACCGGATCTATTGGAATTTTCAATCTTCTGTTCAACTCGCAGGAACTATTTAATGAAAATCTCGGCATTGAGTTTGACACATTCAAGACTCACGAGTATGCCGACCTGTACGACCTCACCAGTCCATTCACCCCGAATGAGCAGCGAGTCATTCAGCAAAACATCGAAAACGGGTACGAGTCGTTTCTGAACCGAATGGCCGAATCGCGGGGAATGACGCGCGATGAGGTTCACGAAGTTGGGCAGGGACGCGTCTGGACCGGGGTTGCCGCACAGGAAATTGGTCTTGTAGATGTGGTTGGGGGAATTGACCGCGCCATTGCCATTGCCGCTGAGAAGGCAGAAATCGATGAATGGACGATCGACTCTTATCCCAAGAGTCGCGATCTTTTTGAAACACTTTTCAGTTCTGGCAATGCCAAATTCCAGGCGTGGATGATGAATCTCCTGCCCGATCCGCTGAACCGAAGTGAAACACAGGATCTGATGATGCTGATGGAGCAGCCACAAGGAACGAACTGGGCGCTTCTGCCGATTCGGTTTGATGTGAATTGA
- a CDS encoding lysophospholipid acyltransferase family protein → MSKTPDHNESLPFIPAQESAFFIQIFDWYCRWLFWRRFDSVSIHSDYKPADGAKTIYFLNHNSWWDGLIPFLLNQRCYRQNARGMMEDKQLHQYPFFRKLGVFSINLGSPRSSMQSLRYALESMERPNASLYIYPQGKIVPFGTENIEFRKGIGWLAKKLPGTDLVPIGIYIHTKKSDRPRLEIKAGSAVNVDRNLPSEQINAVLESKLSHLLKELYQD, encoded by the coding sequence TTGTCAAAAACGCCCGATCATAACGAGTCACTCCCCTTTATTCCGGCGCAGGAATCTGCTTTTTTTATACAGATATTCGACTGGTACTGCCGGTGGCTTTTTTGGAGACGATTTGATTCTGTTTCCATCCATAGCGATTACAAACCTGCCGATGGGGCAAAAACGATCTATTTCCTGAATCACAATTCCTGGTGGGACGGACTGATTCCTTTTCTGCTCAACCAACGCTGCTACCGGCAGAATGCGCGTGGAATGATGGAGGATAAGCAACTTCATCAATACCCGTTTTTCAGGAAACTGGGTGTATTCTCTATTAACCTGGGTTCACCCCGATCGTCGATGCAATCCCTGCGATATGCCCTCGAATCGATGGAGCGGCCAAATGCCTCACTCTATATCTACCCGCAGGGGAAAATCGTCCCGTTTGGAACTGAAAATATTGAATTCAGAAAAGGAATTGGCTGGCTGGCAAAAAAATTACCCGGTACGGACCTGGTGCCCATTGGAATTTATATACACACAAAAAAGAGCGATCGCCCCCGCCTGGAAATAAAGGCCGGTAGTGCCGTGAACGTCGATCGAAATCTGCCCTCAGAACAGATCAACGCGGTGCTGGAAAGTAAACTCTCTCATCTTTTAAAAGAACTGTATCAAGATTGA
- a CDS encoding NAD(P)/FAD-dependent oxidoreductase — protein sequence MTKFDALIIGSGHNGLITACYLAKQGYRVGVLERRDTVGGAVCTETMFRSEQNPHGFRMDVGSSVHIMIHQTGIIEELELTDYGLEYIEMDPIMSYPVPDGKGVIHFHKDLERTIDSIAKVAPEDVQNYRDFIEFWERINRGVLKAFMVPPNGKNIITELVKGQIRDGSMFKKGEQITGLQKILGSYGSVVENAFESPHMHAALTWFAAQSGPLPDQSATGDFAGWQSMLHQSGAKHPRGGSGMLTQAMKNLIEAHGGKIFTDQPVSEIRIEDGIAKGAITTSGESYDADLVVSNAHVQTTMLKLVGRKHLDDSLFKKVENIQVGNGFGMVIRCAVEELPEYSACPGDPHIHNGMQLLAPSVGYMKRAIGDYMKGLPPEDPAVLAMTFSKIDPDVAPDGNHTLFAWAQWHPYELAGGKNWDDIREREADKIYDVVTRYAPNMKGKLIDRYIQSPLDIERKHGLLRGNVMHVEMNFDQMFMFRPTPELSQYETPIKNLYLSSASCHPGGGVFGAAGYNAANVILKKHKRKKLFGARR from the coding sequence ATGACGAAATTTGATGCACTAATTATTGGCTCAGGACATAATGGACTGATTACGGCGTGTTACCTTGCCAAACAGGGATATCGTGTCGGTGTTCTCGAACGGCGGGATACCGTTGGCGGTGCTGTCTGCACGGAAACGATGTTTCGCTCGGAGCAAAATCCGCACGGTTTTCGGATGGATGTCGGCTCTTCGGTGCATATCATGATCCATCAGACCGGAATTATCGAAGAGCTTGAGCTAACCGACTACGGGCTGGAATATATCGAAATGGACCCGATTATGAGTTATCCCGTTCCCGATGGAAAAGGGGTGATCCATTTTCACAAAGACCTGGAGCGAACAATAGACTCCATCGCAAAAGTAGCGCCGGAAGATGTGCAGAACTATCGCGATTTTATTGAATTCTGGGAGCGGATCAACAGAGGAGTGCTGAAAGCATTTATGGTGCCGCCGAATGGTAAAAATATTATTACTGAGCTGGTTAAGGGGCAGATCCGCGACGGCTCGATGTTTAAAAAAGGGGAGCAGATTACCGGTCTGCAGAAAATTCTGGGCAGTTATGGCAGCGTGGTGGAAAATGCGTTCGAAAGCCCGCACATGCACGCAGCACTTACTTGGTTTGCAGCACAATCGGGACCGCTGCCAGATCAGAGCGCAACCGGGGATTTTGCCGGGTGGCAGTCGATGCTTCACCAAAGCGGCGCCAAACATCCGCGAGGAGGCAGCGGAATGCTCACGCAAGCGATGAAAAACCTGATCGAAGCGCACGGCGGTAAAATATTTACGGATCAGCCGGTGAGTGAAATCCGGATTGAAGATGGAATTGCTAAAGGTGCAATTACCACTTCGGGCGAATCGTACGATGCAGACCTGGTGGTATCAAACGCTCACGTTCAAACGACGATGCTGAAACTGGTTGGCCGAAAACATCTGGATGATTCTCTTTTTAAAAAAGTGGAAAATATCCAGGTGGGTAACGGTTTTGGAATGGTCATCCGGTGTGCGGTTGAAGAACTGCCTGAATACAGCGCATGCCCGGGTGATCCTCACATCCATAACGGAATGCAGCTTTTGGCACCATCGGTCGGTTATATGAAGCGCGCGATTGGAGATTACATGAAAGGATTACCGCCTGAAGATCCCGCGGTGCTGGCGATGACATTTTCCAAAATTGATCCCGATGTGGCCCCGGATGGAAATCACACCCTTTTTGCGTGGGCGCAATGGCATCCCTACGAGCTCGCCGGTGGTAAAAACTGGGATGATATCCGTGAGCGTGAAGCGGATAAAATATATGATGTGGTCACCAGGTACGCGCCAAACATGAAAGGAAAACTGATTGACAGGTATATTCAGTCGCCGCTCGATATTGAACGAAAACATGGTCTGCTGCGCGGAAACGTGATGCACGTGGAGATGAATTTCGACCAGATGTTTATGTTCAGGCCCACCCCGGAACTCAGTCAGTACGAAACACCTATAAAGAACCTCTATCTTTCCAGCGCATCGTGCCATCCCGGCGGCGGTGTGTTTGGAGCTGCAGGATATAATGCAGCGAATGTTATTTTAAAAAAACACAAACGAAAAAAACTTTTTGGAGCCAGACGTTGA
- a CDS encoding MBL fold metallo-hydrolase: MKIGRFTLEQLSEGFFELFKDGTFSKMDPARLNNAAEDPTLGRYSSALGIDPLLISDGTTHIVADAGLGWGLDQKSLYNETSNLITNLEIFGLTPDDISIVILTHLHYDHAAGCTRVDSSFKTTPTFPNARYVVQKKEWEFALKEFQSKSEISGADYRLDELFRLAADERFEFIDGNKTLTDGIDLILTGGHTPGHQIVKITDGIQMAYFLGDLIPTEHHLNHYAMKTLDFSPLEAKKSKTLILREAYREQAQLFFYHSLFNKNGLLAKDRNRNYILKEERR, from the coding sequence ATGAAAATCGGCCGGTTTACCTTAGAGCAGCTCAGTGAAGGGTTTTTTGAGCTTTTTAAAGACGGTACTTTCAGTAAAATGGATCCCGCCCGGCTGAATAACGCCGCAGAAGATCCCACTCTCGGAAGATACTCCTCCGCCCTGGGAATTGATCCGCTCCTGATCTCCGATGGCACCACACATATCGTAGCAGATGCAGGTTTGGGATGGGGCCTTGATCAAAAAAGTTTGTACAATGAAACGTCCAACCTCATCACAAATTTAGAAATTTTCGGTCTTACGCCGGATGACATATCGATCGTGATTCTTACCCATCTTCACTATGACCACGCTGCGGGATGCACTCGTGTGGATTCCAGCTTCAAAACGACACCTACGTTTCCAAATGCGCGCTATGTTGTTCAGAAAAAAGAGTGGGAGTTTGCCCTGAAGGAGTTTCAATCGAAAAGTGAAATCTCCGGGGCCGACTACCGGCTTGATGAGCTGTTTCGTCTGGCTGCCGACGAACGGTTTGAGTTTATAGATGGTAACAAAACGCTGACTGACGGCATCGACCTGATCCTGACCGGAGGCCACACTCCGGGTCACCAGATCGTAAAAATTACCGACGGAATCCAAATGGCCTATTTCCTTGGAGATCTGATTCCGACTGAACATCATCTGAATCACTACGCTATGAAGACGCTCGACTTCTCCCCTCTTGAGGCAAAAAAATCGAAAACCCTGATTTTACGGGAAGCGTACCGCGAGCAGGCCCAGCTTTTTTTCTACCACTCGCTGTTCAACAAAAACGGGCTTCTCGCAAAAGACCGCAACCGGAATTACATCCTGAAAGAGGAACGCCGGTGA
- a CDS encoding response regulator, translating to MEQKQRILLVDDNESIHEDIKAILNINQKDADQEMSEIENTLFGSSSAGKAEPVANISYQIDHAYQGEEAIEMVDRAQIEGNPYSLVFMDVRMPPGMDGIEAIQEIWKEHPYTEMVICTAYSDYTWDQIVKNLGTTDKLLFMKKPFDATALKQTALTLTTKWNLRQEAIAYTEKLEKEVTERTKDLRKLVKEYKQMKDKAEEATATKSAFLATMSHEIRTPMNGVMGMNDLLLETALDTQQRELSELVKKSADSLLRVVNDILDFSKMEAGKMELESVPFNISEVIHDVIQTLNFYSRAKGILISQHVDDSVPDTLIGDPTRIRQLLLNYGSNAVKFTEKGEVLIKAENLAADNGMHSIRFSVNDSGIGISPEKLSGIFTPFKQADSSTTRKYGGTGLGLAICRQLADLMKGEVGAESQPGIGSKFWFTVSLDEFDPDKYGEADGKDITSGEIDPALKKLKILVVEDDKVNQIVAKKILENEGFTVDIVETGIAAVKATELNDYSFVLMDIHMPEMDGYEATSLIREMEQQTGKHLPIIALTASAMEEDKEQSLKSGADAHLVKPIDKQNLLSVLQQHSNIKPVN from the coding sequence ATGGAGCAAAAACAACGTATTCTTTTGGTAGATGACAACGAGTCTATTCATGAGGATATTAAGGCAATTCTAAACATCAACCAAAAGGATGCCGATCAGGAAATGTCGGAAATCGAAAACACTCTTTTTGGATCTTCCTCTGCCGGAAAAGCGGAGCCTGTTGCCAATATCTCCTATCAGATTGATCACGCCTACCAGGGAGAAGAGGCGATCGAAATGGTGGATCGGGCCCAAATAGAGGGGAACCCCTATTCGCTGGTGTTTATGGATGTGCGCATGCCGCCCGGCATGGATGGAATTGAGGCAATTCAGGAGATCTGGAAAGAGCATCCGTATACTGAAATGGTCATTTGTACCGCTTACTCGGACTATACGTGGGATCAGATTGTAAAAAATCTCGGCACGACCGATAAGCTGCTCTTTATGAAAAAACCGTTTGATGCCACCGCACTCAAACAGACGGCTTTAACGCTGACCACAAAATGGAACTTACGCCAGGAAGCGATTGCCTATACCGAAAAGCTCGAAAAGGAAGTTACCGAACGCACCAAAGACCTTCGAAAACTTGTGAAAGAGTATAAGCAGATGAAGGATAAAGCGGAAGAAGCCACAGCAACAAAAAGTGCTTTCCTTGCTACAATGAGCCATGAAATTCGTACGCCAATGAATGGTGTAATGGGAATGAACGATCTGCTGCTGGAAACCGCACTTGACACACAGCAGCGTGAACTTTCTGAACTGGTGAAAAAAAGTGCCGACTCCCTCCTTCGCGTAGTAAATGATATTCTGGACTTTTCAAAAATGGAAGCAGGCAAAATGGAGCTTGAATCTGTTCCATTTAACATCAGTGAAGTGATTCACGATGTAATCCAAACCCTGAATTTTTATTCACGAGCCAAAGGAATTTTAATTTCGCAACACGTAGACGATTCCGTTCCCGATACACTGATTGGAGATCCAACACGAATTCGTCAGCTTCTGCTGAATTATGGCAGCAATGCCGTAAAGTTTACGGAAAAAGGTGAAGTACTTATTAAGGCCGAAAATCTCGCTGCAGATAACGGTATGCATTCCATTCGTTTTTCAGTTAATGATTCCGGAATTGGAATCTCCCCGGAAAAACTCTCCGGAATTTTCACTCCATTCAAACAGGCAGACTCCTCAACTACCCGGAAATATGGCGGAACCGGACTTGGGTTGGCAATCTGTCGTCAGCTTGCTGATTTAATGAAAGGAGAAGTGGGTGCCGAAAGTCAGCCGGGTATTGGATCCAAATTCTGGTTCACCGTTTCACTCGATGAGTTCGATCCTGATAAATACGGTGAGGCTGATGGTAAAGACATCACATCCGGTGAGATCGATCCTGCCTTGAAAAAACTTAAAATCCTGGTTGTTGAGGATGATAAGGTGAACCAAATTGTCGCAAAAAAAATCCTTGAAAACGAAGGGTTTACTGTAGATATCGTGGAAACGGGCATAGCAGCCGTGAAGGCAACCGAGCTGAACGACTACTCTTTTGTTCTGATGGATATCCACATGCCCGAAATGGATGGTTATGAAGCTACTTCACTCATTCGGGAGATGGAGCAGCAAACCGGCAAACATTTGCCAATCATTGCGTTAACCGCATCTGCTATGGAAGAGGATAAAGAGCAAAGCCTGAAATCAGGCGCCGATGCACATCTTGTAAAACCGATTGACAAGCAAAATCTGCTGTCGGTCCTGCAGCAACATAGTAACATAAAACCTGTGAACTAA
- a CDS encoding two-component regulator propeller domain-containing protein: MPISMLFYKLHIVCRHLHQKAFRLITPLFALLLLILLNFENSAAEPPELKFQRIYDGLMSGRITAIHQDHTRYMWVGTNSGLHRYNGIEFEVYLSGSDSTTLISEYIGYIFEDQQNRLWIGTAGGINLYDRNTDRFIRFPFEQHDSYNPETTSGVRKILEDQNGVIWVAGGSENLYRLDNVNQQLTAYAPGYNYGIHSMYANEDNSLWIATRRNGLIRLNTENGSVVEEHRHDPNNPASLPSNNIETIIKDRNGTLWIGTLGRGLARMETDGSDTVFHRYHHVPGDRHSLLNNFVLTLHLDRDQNLWIGNENGGLHFYDPSADRFYQYQNDPNSQYSLTDNSIWVMYHDMNGRYWIGTGQTGLNIADRFNHKFSHYREPMIRGGLKSYVMRDVLEGSRGEIWFATDGGGISHFDRETETFTSYLHDPDDPASIGSDAALHLNFDKAGRLWIGTFRGGLNILTDRENGIFTSFQEFFHIDDEQFPSDNIFATHFDHEHDTIWIGSYGEGLYRLDPNTGQFDRFHSESGSAAIANYIVNIFEDSRNNIWIATLEGLFRIASEDKDQVRFEKFTHDRANPESLPRNVVHHVMEDSQQNIWVATSDGLARFDAETNTFITYTTDDGLVSNNIKSINLDLYGNLWIATNRGISRFDTETQTFKNFTRTDGLQGDEFSQYSTTSLQNGELVFGGMNGFTIFHPDDVVDNPFAPPVYITDFKLLNRSVAIGGDSPLQKHISVTDTLNLSYDQNIFTFEFIGLNYTQTVNNRYAYMLEGFEDDWNYVGTQRNATYTNMNPGNYTFRVKAANHDGVWNEMGASLVLNIAPPFWQTNWFYLLMGFLGVSFFGFIYRYKVMQVQQQNRLLEREVAERTEDLKETLRKLKESQKAVVDKAHKAGMAEIAAGVLHNVGNVLTSVNTSALLIKEKADRSKLTGLVNANQILRENIDRLDEFIANDPRSKPLMEYYLKLEEPLLQEHRDLVYQAERLSEKIKIINEVIAAQQNYAGASMFEDHISLTDVIENALSLQAGSIERHGLNVVQDFKTRSSVKAQRAKLIHVLVNLFKNAKEAMEENHPENRTIQIKTWQDDQHIYLTVTDNGSGIKPAHLQKVFSHSFTTKKDGHGFGLHSSANYMQEMGGSIEAVSEGLGKGSVFKLTFPISDSPTKSNEELNEIDPASHNGKPST; encoded by the coding sequence ATGCCTATTTCCATGCTCTTTTACAAACTCCATATCGTCTGCAGGCATCTTCATCAAAAAGCATTCCGGCTGATCACTCCCCTCTTTGCACTTCTTCTGCTAATTCTGCTCAATTTTGAAAATTCTGCCGCCGAACCGCCGGAACTGAAATTTCAGAGAATTTACGACGGACTGATGAGCGGACGCATCACCGCCATTCACCAGGATCACACCCGCTATATGTGGGTGGGGACCAACAGCGGATTGCATCGGTATAACGGAATCGAATTTGAAGTGTACCTGTCTGGAAGCGACTCAACAACCCTCATCAGCGAATATATTGGCTACATTTTTGAAGATCAGCAGAATCGACTTTGGATTGGCACCGCCGGCGGCATCAACTTATATGACCGGAATACCGATCGGTTTATCCGGTTCCCATTTGAACAGCACGATAGCTACAATCCGGAAACCACAAGCGGCGTTCGAAAAATTCTGGAAGACCAAAACGGAGTGATCTGGGTTGCCGGAGGATCTGAAAACCTGTATCGATTGGATAACGTCAATCAACAGCTGACAGCCTATGCACCCGGATACAACTACGGTATCCATTCCATGTACGCGAATGAGGACAACTCCCTCTGGATTGCAACACGAAGAAATGGGTTGATCCGCCTCAATACAGAGAATGGTTCCGTAGTTGAAGAGCACCGCCATGATCCCAATAACCCGGCTTCGCTGCCATCCAACAATATCGAAACCATTATCAAAGACAGAAACGGAACTCTTTGGATAGGCACACTCGGCAGAGGATTGGCAAGAATGGAGACGGACGGCAGCGATACAGTCTTTCACCGATACCATCACGTTCCGGGAGACAGGCATTCGCTTCTGAACAATTTTGTTCTCACCCTGCACCTCGATCGCGATCAGAATTTGTGGATTGGCAATGAAAATGGCGGCCTCCATTTTTATGATCCATCAGCAGACCGGTTCTATCAATATCAAAACGATCCGAACAGCCAGTATAGCCTGACCGATAACTCCATCTGGGTGATGTATCACGATATGAACGGCCGCTACTGGATCGGAACGGGCCAGACCGGGCTGAACATTGCAGACAGATTCAATCACAAGTTTTCGCACTATCGTGAACCGATGATCCGCGGAGGTTTAAAAAGTTACGTGATGCGTGATGTTCTTGAGGGCAGCCGGGGCGAAATCTGGTTTGCAACCGATGGCGGTGGAATCAGCCATTTTGACCGGGAGACTGAAACATTTACCAGTTACCTGCATGATCCCGACGATCCTGCATCAATCGGTTCAGACGCTGCGCTTCATCTCAACTTTGATAAGGCAGGACGTTTGTGGATCGGAACGTTTCGCGGCGGGCTGAATATCCTCACCGACCGAGAAAACGGAATATTCACTTCATTTCAGGAATTCTTTCACATTGATGATGAACAATTTCCATCAGATAATATATTCGCAACCCACTTTGATCATGAACACGATACAATCTGGATAGGCTCCTATGGCGAGGGACTCTACCGGCTTGATCCGAATACGGGACAATTCGACCGGTTTCATTCGGAAAGTGGTTCGGCAGCCATTGCAAACTACATCGTTAACATTTTTGAAGACAGCCGCAATAACATCTGGATTGCCACACTGGAAGGACTGTTTCGAATTGCATCAGAGGATAAAGACCAGGTCCGGTTCGAAAAATTTACTCATGATCGTGCTAACCCGGAGTCTTTACCTCGAAATGTGGTTCATCATGTAATGGAAGACAGCCAACAGAATATCTGGGTTGCCACTTCTGACGGACTGGCTCGATTTGATGCGGAAACAAATACATTTATCACTTACACTACTGATGACGGGCTTGTAAGCAACAACATCAAATCGATCAATCTCGATCTGTACGGAAATTTATGGATTGCTACTAATCGCGGGATATCCCGGTTTGATACTGAAACCCAAACCTTTAAAAATTTTACCCGAACAGACGGTCTTCAAGGTGATGAATTCTCGCAATACTCAACAACCAGCCTGCAAAATGGTGAACTGGTATTTGGCGGGATGAACGGATTTACCATTTTTCACCCCGATGATGTGGTCGACAACCCTTTTGCGCCGCCTGTTTATATCACCGATTTTAAGCTTCTGAACCGATCTGTGGCTATTGGCGGCGACTCACCCCTTCAAAAACACATCTCTGTCACGGACACCCTCAACCTGTCGTACGATCAGAACATTTTCACATTTGAGTTTATCGGGCTGAATTACACGCAAACCGTGAACAACCGGTACGCCTACATGCTGGAGGGATTTGAAGACGATTGGAATTACGTAGGCACCCAGCGAAATGCCACATACACCAATATGAATCCCGGCAACTATACGTTTCGGGTTAAAGCTGCCAATCACGACGGCGTGTGGAACGAGATGGGAGCTTCCCTCGTACTCAATATTGCCCCACCCTTCTGGCAAACCAACTGGTTTTACCTGTTGATGGGTTTCCTTGGAGTCAGTTTTTTTGGTTTCATTTATCGCTACAAAGTAATGCAGGTACAGCAGCAAAATCGTCTGCTTGAAAGAGAAGTGGCTGAGAGAACCGAAGATCTGAAAGAGACTCTCAGAAAGCTGAAAGAATCGCAAAAAGCGGTGGTGGATAAAGCTCATAAAGCGGGGATGGCCGAAATTGCAGCCGGCGTGCTTCATAATGTGGGAAATGTACTCACCAGCGTAAATACCTCTGCCCTTTTGATCAAAGAGAAAGCAGACCGATCTAAACTGACCGGCCTGGTAAATGCGAACCAGATTTTGCGTGAAAACATTGACCGGCTTGATGAATTTATAGCCAATGATCCGAGAAGCAAGCCGCTGATGGAGTACTACCTGAAGCTCGAAGAACCTTTACTGCAGGAACATCGTGATTTGGTTTACCAGGCGGAACGGCTTTCGGAAAAGATCAAAATAATCAATGAGGTGATAGCGGCACAGCAGAACTATGCCGGGGCGAGTATGTTTGAAGATCATATCTCACTGACGGATGTTATCGAAAATGCGCTCTCGCTACAGGCAGGGTCCATTGAAAGGCACGGGCTGAATGTAGTGCAGGATTTCAAGACCCGGTCCTCCGTTAAAGCCCAGCGGGCAAAACTGATCCATGTGCTGGTGAATCTCTTCAAAAATGCGAAAGAGGCGATGGAAGAAAACCATCCGGAAAACCGAACCATTCAAATTAAAACCTGGCAGGATGATCAACATATCTACCTGACGGTTACCGATAACGGTTCCGGTATTAAACCTGCGCATCTTCAAAAAGTATTTTCTCACTCCTTTACGACTAAAAAAGATGGTCACGGTTTTGGCCTTCACAGCAGTGCAAACTATATGCAGGAGATGGGCGGCAGCATCGAAGCAGTGAGCGAGGGGTTGGGCAAAGGATCCGTTTTTAAACTCACATTCCCGATTTCAGATTCACCAACAAAATCTAATGAGGAACTAAACGAAATTGACCCTGCCTCACACAACGGTAAACCATCAACGTAA